The genome window ATAAGAATTAAAGAATTTGGAAAAAATGAAGAAATAGTTATAAATCCATCCAATCAACAGAATATGGTAGAGGAATATGATAGAAATCTTATAGCTGAATTTATTAAATTAGTTTCAAATAAAGAACTAGAAAAGGGTAGAGTAGCAGCAAAAGAAGCTATACAAAGTCATGTAATGGCATTTGCAGCAGAATATTCTAGGGTCAGTGATGAAGTAGTGTATATAGAAGAATTTTTTGATAGTGCTAAGCAAATGACTAAGGATATAGAAGAAACTATATTTTAATTAATAAAAATTTATCAAATAAAATAAAGATAGATTAAATAATAGAAATACGAAAATATGTGTTCTATTAAGGAATCTATCTTTTTTATTAAGGTTTTTTCTTATCCCTATCAAAAAAATCCATACATTCTGATAAAAGATAAGAAAGTAAAGTGAATAAGATTTCTGTACTTAAAGGAATCGTTACTGAATCCATAAAGGTATCAATTATGTTCATAGCTAGAAAAGTTAGTATAAAATCAATTATAAATTCGCAAAGTTTATATATTGAGTATGGTAATTTGTTTACATATCTGAATATATCTAAAATAGTAGTGCATAGAAAATCAATTGGAGTGGTTATACAAAAATATATTAAAAAGAAAATTAATACAGCTCCAAGAGATTTATATTCAAATCCTAAGAATGATAAGAAGCCAATTCCTATAACCGTGAAAATACAAAAAGTTATACCAAAAAAAACAGCAAAAAATAAAAATACAGAAATAAATTCGCCTAAAGGAATCCTTCTTTTATTACTTATCTTAATCAACTCCTTAATTTATGATATGAAATTTATATAAATAATAACATTCTTAAAAATTCATAATAGTCCTCTGTTTCAAATAGCACTGTTTGAGAATCTATTTTTTTCATATTTGGATAAAAAGAGGCCTTAAAAGCTTTATAATGTTCTCTAAATTTTATTTCTATCTTAAATTTATCTGGCAATTTTATTAAGTGCCTAGATAAATCTCCAGATAAAGCTTTTTTGACACCTTTTTCAATTTTTTTTAGTGC of Clostridioides sp. ES-S-0054-01 contains these proteins:
- a CDS encoding regulatory YrvL family protein, with amino-acid sequence MIKISNKRRIPLGEFISVFLFFAVFFGITFCIFTVIGIGFLSFLGFEYKSLGAVLIFFLIYFCITTPIDFLCTTILDIFRYVNKLPYSIYKLCEFIIDFILTFLAMNIIDTFMDSVTIPLSTEILFTLLSYLLSECMDFFDRDKKKP